The Deltaproteobacteria bacterium sequence GTTATCCCGAAATGCAGCGGATGCTCACCCATCAGGAAACCCGCGAAGACAAGCTGGCCGAGGCACGCCGGAAAGCCGAGGCAAGCCCTGGAGACCCCGCCATCCAGAACGAGCTGGGCCTTGCCCTGCGGGCGGCCGGAAAGTTTGACGAAGCGATGGACGCGTTCCGGAAAGCAGTCGAACTGGATCCAAAGAATATCGGCGCACAGAACAACCTCGGCAATGCACTCCTCAGCAAAGGCAAATTCGCCGATGCAGAAGCTGCCTTCCGGGCTGCCATCGAAGCCGATCCCCGGAACGTCGAGGCGCTCGCCAACTTGGGCAAGACATACAACATCCTCGGTAAACGGGCTGAAGCCGAAGAGGCGTTCCGGAATGCACTCAATAACGACCCCACCAATGGCTCTGCGCTCGCCGGGCTTGCTGATGCCCAGCGTGCCAGCGGCAAGCTGGGTGATGCCGTGGAATCCTACCGGGCCGCAATCCAGAACAATGCCAATGATCTCAGCTCACGCTTCAATCTTGGCAATACGCTGGACCAGATGGGCAACTTCAACGAAGCGGTGCGCGAATGGAACTCCCTGATCGAGAAACATCCGAACTTCGCTGAAGGATACTCTGCCCTCGGACAAAGCCTCGAAAAACAGGGCAACTACCGGGAAGCGATCGACGCCTACCGCCGGGCGATCGAACTCCGTCCTTCGAACCCCTATAACTACCGGAATCTGGGTTCTGCCTTGGCTGGCCAGGGTCAGACCGCTGAAGCCCGCGAAATGTTTGAGCGTTATGTGAAGTTTGCGCCCAATGAAACGGCCGAAACACAGCGGCGCAGGGAAGTGGAAAGGATACTGGGTGGAGGGCAGTGAAACCGCACGCTGCATTCGGGACTTCAGCTTCCGGTGAAGCATGGACTTTCCAGCAGTCAGCCGGTTCGCCGGGATTACCGGGTCATGCTGCTGCGGCTACTCTCCTCCACTGCCTCCAAAGGACAGCGGAAACACGGCCTTGGTCTCGCCTTTGGGAATCGGCTGGAACTTTGCCTTACCGGCCTTGGCAATAATTTCCTTCTCGAATTCCGGGTATTTGGAGAAATCGGACTCGGTAATCTTCACGTCCTTGACCGAACCGGCCGGAAGAATCGCGAACTCAAGGATCAGTCCGCCCTCGCCGGCCTTGCCCTCCGGCACGTGACGCTTGTGCGCGGCCTTGAAGAGCGGCGTGTAACGCCGCATCACGGCGTTGACCGTGGCAAACCCGCGAAGCTCGTGGCTTGCACCCTCCCCCGACACGCCCGGTTTTTTGCGGTTCGAGGCATTTTTTGCCGTCGGCCGGGGTTTTTCCGGACGCCCTTCGTCCTGCGCCCGAAGGGCAGCCGGGGCCGCCAGAAAACAGATTACAGCAACTACATTCAGAAAGCGTGCGATATTCATGGCGGGGCAAGTTAGCGCGGATGGCGCATGAGGGGAAGTAATGCGCTCATTCTCCCATCCCGAGGCTCACTTGACGGCGCAGGTCCGTCGGAAGACCAAGGGTGCCGGTCCGTGCTCCCTTGAGGGCCGCCCGGATGAACTTGCCCGTGTGGCTTGCCTCCACGGCGGCGACCATTTCCGGCATTCCCGCAGCGATAATATCACCGCCACGATCTCCGCCTTCCGGTCCCAGATCGATCACCCAATCCGCTGTCTTGATGACGTCGAGATTGTGTTCGATGACCACAACGGTATTTCCCTCATTCACCAGCCGGTGCAGCACATCCAGCAGCTTGTGAACGTCGGCAAAATGCAGTCCCGTGGTCGGTTCATCGAGAATATACAGCGTCTTGCCTGTCGAACGGCGGGCAAGTTCACGCGACAGCTTGACACGCTGGGCCTCGCCGCCTGAAAGCGTCGTCGCCGCCTGACCCAGCCGGATGTAGCCCAAGCCAACGTCCATCAGCGTTTGCAGTATCTGGATGATCCGCGGATAGGCCGAAAGAAACTCCAATGCCCGTTCCACAGGCATGTCCAGCACGTCTGCAATGCTCTGGCCCTTGTACTTTACCTCCAGCGTATCCCGGTTATACCGGCGGCCTGCGCACGCATCGCACCTGACGTAAATGTCCGGCAGGAAGTGCATCTCGATCTTGACGAATCCCTCGCCGCCGCAGGTCTCGCACCTGCCACCCTTCACATTAAAGCTGAACCTGCCAGGCTTGTACCCCCGCAGTTTCGCTTCGGGCAGCTGGGTAAACATGTCACGGATCAGCGTGAACACCCCGGTATAGGTGGCCGGGTTCGAACGGGGAGTGCGACCAATCGGGCTCTGGTCGATGTCGATCACCTTGTCGAACTGGTCCAGCCCCTTGATTGACCCAAATGCCCCCCGTGGTTTTTCATCCCGGAGGATTAGGTCGGTAGCCGCTGGATACAGCGTATCAATCACCAGCGTGCTTTTCCCTGACCCGGAGACGCCTGTCACGGCAGTGAAGGTTCCCACCGGGAACCTGGCATTAACGGTCTTGAGGTTGTTCCCGCGTGCACCCTGGATCTGGATCCACCCGCGAGGAGTCCGCCGTTCGGCTGGGACGGGTATGCCAAGTTCGCCGCGAAGATATGCACCAGTGAGACTCTTGCGCTCCGCCAGCACCACCTTTGGGGGACCGGCGACGACGATTTCTCCGCCGTGCTCGCCTGCCCCTAATCCCATATCCACCACGTAGTCGGCCTCGCGGATTGTTTCCTCATCGTGTTCAACCACAATGACGGAGTTCCCGAGATCGCGCAGCCGCTTCAGTGTGGACAGAAGGCGCGCATTATCCCGCTGGTGGAGGCCGATACTCGGCTCGTCCAGCACATACATGACACCGACAAGCGAGGATCCTATCTGGGTGGCGAGCCGGATCCGCTGCCCTTCCCCGCCGGAAAGCGTACCGGCAGCGCGGTCCATGCTGAGGTAGTCGAGGCCAACAGCATCAAGGAAATCGAGCCGGTCGCGTATTTCCTTCAGGATCCGGCTGGCGATCTTCTCTTCCCGTTCGGTCAGTTTCATTGCCGCAAAGAAGGGCCGCAGGTCTGCGACCGTCTTCTTTGACAGGCCTGGAAGCGCTGTTCCCGCCACCATCACCGACCGGGCCTCGATGCGAAGGCGTGCACCATCACACGACGGACAGTTCTGGAAACTCATGTACTGTTCCAGTTCCTCGCGCACGCTTTCCGATTCAGTCTCCTTGTAGCGCCGGTCCAGCCACGGCACGACACCCATGAACGCCTCGGTGAATTCATACGATCGGGATTCGCGGGTCTTCAGCTTGAACTTGACACTTTTGGTGCCAGACCCGTGGAGCAGCACCTTGCGGATCCGTTCAGGGAGCTTGCGAAACGGGGTTTCCAGGTCGAACTTGAAGTGCGAGGCCAGGGATTCGAGCATCTGGCCGTAGTAGCCCTGTATATTCGACCAGGGCTGGATAGCTCCCTCGGCCACGGAGAGGGACGGATCGGCGACGATCCTGTCCGGATCGAAGAACATCTTGTGCCCCAGTCCTGAACACTCTGGGCAGGCCCCCTGCGGTGAATTGAACGAAAAAAGCCTCGGCTCGATCTCCGGATAGCTGATATTGCACCAGGCGCAGGCCATGTGCTCGCTGTATATCTGCGGCTCCTGCCCGTCCGGCTCGATGATGACAATGCCATCGGCGAACCGGAGCGCTGTCTCGACCGAATCCGACAAACGCCGCTCCATCCGCGCCGGCTGCACCTTCATCCGGTCCACATGCAGATCGATGTTGTGTTTTTTCTGCTTGTCGATGACCGGGAGCCGTTCCAGCTCATGAATGACGCCATCGATCCTGACCCGGGCAAAACCCTGCCGCTGCAGTTTTTGGAGGTCCTTGGCGTACTCTCCCTTTCGCGCACGAACGATGGGTGCAAAAACCGAGAATACGGTCCCTTCTGGCATTTCCATCACCCGGTCCACGATCTGCTGGGGCGTCTGCGACCGCATCGGCCGGCCGCAGGAATAGCAGAACACGTTTCCTATTCGCGCATACAGCAGGCGCAAGTAGTCATGGATTTCGGTAACAGTGCCTACCGTAGATCGCGGGTTGCGCGAGGTCGATTTCTGTTCAATCGAAATGGCAGGCGAGAGACCTTCGATCGATTCGACATCCGGTTTGGACATCTGGTCGAGAAACTGCCGTGCATAGGCCGACAGGCTCTCCACATACCGGCGCTGACCTTCGGCATAAAGAGTATCAAAGGCCAGCGAACTCTTGCCCGATCCTGACACGCCGGTAATCACGACGAGCTGGTCCCTGGGGATATCCAGGGAGATATTCTTCAGGTTGTGCTCGCGGGCGCCGCGTATGGAGATTGCCGAACTCACGGGACGTTGGGTTAGCCCATTGCGGCGGGGGCGCCAACTGGAGCAAACTTGCGCCCCTAGAACAGCTTGTCGGCGAACCACCCGGTCACGTAGCCAAGCCGGGGAAGAATATGGGTAAGCCAAACCAAGGTGTCGTGGAGAAGCACGATCCCGAGATAGCAAATGGCGAGGACGGCAAATGCCCGCCGGGGCATTTCGTCCCAGACGAACTTTTCCTTACCCATGAGAATGGACACGAACGGGAACCAGTGAACCCGTTTCTGGTACGTGTCGAACTCCTCACCCCATTGTGCCCGGACGCTCGGAGTCTCAAATACCCAGACACCGATAATGTTGTATGCCAAAAGCCCTACTGACCAGATGAGTGCGGCCGCATTTCCGAACACCAGTGTCTTGGCAACCAGGCACAAGAAAACCGCCACATAGAGAGGGTGCCGGGTGATCCGGTACATCCCCGACTGAATAAGGGTAAACTTTTCCGGAGGCCGGCCAAGCCCCCAGAATGACCGGCCCATCGGCGCCACTCCGGCAAGAAAGAACATGACCAGCCCCATCAGGATATAGATAAGGGGTTTGAACCAGGGTTCACCCCGGAAGTTCCAGAGCTGCGCGGTCTCCGGTCCCTTCTGGACGAGATACAGGATCGAGGCTCCGAACAGGAAGATGACTCCGAAATTGTAGAAAAACCGGTATCCGACCCACCCCATCAGCGGTTCCAACCGGCTCTTGATGAACGGCCGGGGCCATAAACTCGACCAGACGGAGAACCCCAGGACATGGAGCGCCATCCCGAGATAGGGGTTCATGGCAGTGTCGGCGGCGATGGAATCCAGCTTGGGCTCCTTGGAAACGGCTGGCCCTTCCGGGCCTGAGGTCCTGAGCAGTGGCGACTCTAGCCGATTTCCAGCCTGTAGATAGAGGTGAACAAACCTTCATCCACCCAAGGGGCCAAATTCGTTGACTTGTGCAGAGGCTTGTCGTTTAGTGGAGACGCAGGGGTTGCGGCAACGCGCCCGTATCCGGACGACGGATGCAGGCGAGGGCATGACAGCCGCCAAGGTCGTCTTTTCTGGCCGTGTGGCGGCACAGAACTATCTCTCTTGCAGCAAGAAACCAGCATCGTCCGTCTCATCACGACACCTTCAGCCGCGGGTGACCTGTCACTCATGGATCTCGTTTCCGGCAGCACCGGTGTCGGCATTTTCGTACTGCTGATGCTGCTCGGCATCTCGGTCGTCTCCTGGGGAATCATTTTCCTCAAATGGCGCCAGATCCAGAGCGCCCGGCGCGATACCGCCAGTTTCATAGACCTGTTCTGGAAAGTCCGCGACCTAGACCGCCTGGGGCAGGCAATACAGGCGGGCGAGACCGGCGGTCCGGCGGCCCGTGTATTCAAGGCGGGCTATGGAGAACTTCTGTCTATGGGCGTCGGCGACGAAACCTCGCCCGCTGCCAAATCTCCGCAATGGTCGCCAAATCTGGAGCGCGCCCTGCAGCGGGCATTGAACGCCGAACAGACACGCCTCGAAAGCCTGCTGATTTTCCTCGCCACCGCCGGCAGCGCGTCACCGTTTATCGGCCTGTTCGGGACTGTCTGGGGGATCATGGCCAGCTTCCACGCCATCGGACAGCTCAAGTCCGCGGACCTTGCCGTCGTTGCACCCGGTATCGCCGAGGCACTCATCGCCACCGCCGTGGGCCTGTTCGCTGCCATACCGGCAGTGATCGCCTACAACTTCCTGGGAACGAAGGTCCGGGTCCTGATGCGTGACCTGAACGGTTTCGGGGCCGATCTTCTCAACGCTATCCAGCGCCATTTCATCCGGAAGGGAAACTGATGGCGTTCGGCAGCACAGGCGGCAGTGACCAGGGCCCCATGAGCGATATCAACGTGACACCGCTGGTGGATGTCATGCTCGTCCTGCTGGTCATCTTCATGGTGACGGTACCGGCCCTGGTGGGTGGCGTCAGGGTAGACCTGCCCAAGACCCGTGAGGCGACACCGGCAGCAGCGAAAGACGCAATCATTGTGTCTGTTACCCGCGGCGGCGAAGTATTCCTTGGACGCGAAAGCATCCGGCCCGACGGGCTGGCCGCCCATATCCGGACCCGCATGGGAAAAAGCCCCGGCCTCGACCCCACCGTTTATCTTCGTGCCGACCAGCGGACCCCATACGGCGAAGTCGTGAAACTGATGGCCATGCTTCGGGCCAACGGCATCTCCCGGCTCTCGCTCATCACCGAGCCCGAGCAACTGGAAGGACCACCCCGGTAAGATGGCATCCGCCGCAGCCAGTACATTGGATGACGAGAGAGGCCTTGCCCGGTTTCTCACCGTCTCGGCCGCCGTTCATGCCGGAGCCATCCTGCTCGCACTGTTCAACCCCTGGAGCGAATACGGCACAGGAGCCCTAGCTATTCCAGCCGGTGATACGGTGGAAGTAACCCTGACTGGCGTGCCGCCACTGCCGGCACCAGTACCGCGGGCGAGCGGCCCGGCCAGCGCCCTGCCCGGTCCGCCTCCACCTGCTCCGCCGCCACCCAAAACAGAAGCCGCCATTGCGCCCAGATCCGAGCCTCCTTCGGTAGACCAGGCTGCTATACCGCTCGAAACAAAATCCCGGTCACTTGAGGACCGCAAGCGGCTCGAAAAGGCCGAGCAAAGCCAGAAATCCAAGGCAGCCGCCGTGCCGGCACCCAAGACTCCAGAACTGAAAACGGCACCCACCGGCCCGGCAGAAACGCCGGAGAAATCCGCACGGTCAGAGCTGGAAGAGAAGCTCCGGCGGCAACTGGAAGAAGCCCGGCAAGCTATCGCCAAGGCAAAAGAGTACGGAACCGGTGGGAGCACGAACACCGTGGGCACGACACCGGCAGAACAATCACCCCAGTCACCCGGCCCAGCCGGAACGGGCGCATCTGCCGGGGTGCAGTCGGGGCGATCGGGCAGTTCGCTGCTCGCCTCCGCAGACCGGGTGCAGCAGGGCATGTTTGACAGCTACCGGGCACAAATCATCGCTGCTGTCCGCGACAACTGGGATGTTCCGGCCTCGGTGAAAGGGTTGACCCTTGAGGCTGTCTTCCGGATCGAGCTTTCGCCCGACGGTGATGTGGCTGCCTCCCGGCTGGTCAAGAGTTCAGGAAACCGCGTATTCGACGACGCCGTTTCACGTGCCGTGGCCCGGGTAACGAACGTCGGCATTCCACCCGCCGGTTTCCCCAGATCCGTCAACATTGTCTTCGACAACCGCTCACTGGACCAGTAGATGATGCAAAATACCGCAGCCGGACTGCTTTTCCTGCTCCTCCTTTTGTACCCGCTTGCCTCCTTCGCGCAGGACGAGGAAACGATCCGGGTGTTCCGCCCCGGATTCAGACGAATCGGAATAGCCGTCGTGGATTTCACGACCGAGGACGTACCGGCTGAAATGGGCCGCCAGATCACCCAGGTAATCCGGGATGACCTCGAATGGAGCGAGTTTTTCCGGGTACTCCCTGCCGACAAACATCCGAAAGGCATGGGAGGGCCGTTGCCCGATGAGCAAAACTTTGCGGCATGGAAGCCCACCGGCGTCACGGCCTATATTCGCGGCATTGTCCGGGCCGATGAAGGCGAACGGGTGACCGTGGAAGCCCGGCTTTATGACGTCCGGCTGGAACAGTTCCGGACCGGCAAGCGGTATAACGCCCACGCCCGGAATCTCCGGCAGCTCGCCCACCGGTTTTCGAATGCCGTCACCGAGGATCTCGCGGGAGTCGAAGGTATCTACACGACCAAGCTGGCCTTTATCTCGGACGAGACTGGATTACGCGAGCTGTTCCTCATGGATATTGACGGGCACAACCGGGAACAGATCACCCGGAACCGGTCGATTGCCGCCTCCCCGCGGTGGACCCCCGATGGCAAGGCCATCATGCTGGTATCCTACCGGCGCGGACGGCCTGACCTGTACAGGCTCGACCTGTTTGCACGCGTCCTGGACCTGTTCTGGGACCGGGGGGAACTGAACCAAGGGGGAATCTGGTCCCCGGATGGGAAGCGGGCCCTCGTGTCCCAGTCGTCTGGGTCAAATTCGCAGATTTACCTGATCGAGGATGACGGAAACCGGGTCCGGCAACTCACCACCGGGGCCGGACTCAACCTTTCCCCTACCTGGTCCCCGGACGGTGAGCGGATTGCGTTTGTTTCCGATCGGGCGGGTTCCCCGCAGATATATCTCATGGACTCG is a genomic window containing:
- a CDS encoding energy transducer TonB, which translates into the protein MNIARFLNVVAVICFLAAPAALRAQDEGRPEKPRPTAKNASNRKKPGVSGEGASHELRGFATVNAVMRRYTPLFKAAHKRHVPEGKAGEGGLILEFAILPAGSVKDVKITESDFSKYPEFEKEIIAKAGKAKFQPIPKGETKAVFPLSFGGSGGE
- the uvrA gene encoding excinuclease ABC subunit UvrA; the encoded protein is MSSAISIRGAREHNLKNISLDIPRDQLVVITGVSGSGKSSLAFDTLYAEGQRRYVESLSAYARQFLDQMSKPDVESIEGLSPAISIEQKSTSRNPRSTVGTVTEIHDYLRLLYARIGNVFCYSCGRPMRSQTPQQIVDRVMEMPEGTVFSVFAPIVRARKGEYAKDLQKLQRQGFARVRIDGVIHELERLPVIDKQKKHNIDLHVDRMKVQPARMERRLSDSVETALRFADGIVIIEPDGQEPQIYSEHMACAWCNISYPEIEPRLFSFNSPQGACPECSGLGHKMFFDPDRIVADPSLSVAEGAIQPWSNIQGYYGQMLESLASHFKFDLETPFRKLPERIRKVLLHGSGTKSVKFKLKTRESRSYEFTEAFMGVVPWLDRRYKETESESVREELEQYMSFQNCPSCDGARLRIEARSVMVAGTALPGLSKKTVADLRPFFAAMKLTEREEKIASRILKEIRDRLDFLDAVGLDYLSMDRAAGTLSGGEGQRIRLATQIGSSLVGVMYVLDEPSIGLHQRDNARLLSTLKRLRDLGNSVIVVEHDEETIREADYVVDMGLGAGEHGGEIVVAGPPKVVLAERKSLTGAYLRGELGIPVPAERRTPRGWIQIQGARGNNLKTVNARFPVGTFTAVTGVSGSGKSTLVIDTLYPAATDLILRDEKPRGAFGSIKGLDQFDKVIDIDQSPIGRTPRSNPATYTGVFTLIRDMFTQLPEAKLRGYKPGRFSFNVKGGRCETCGGEGFVKIEMHFLPDIYVRCDACAGRRYNRDTLEVKYKGQSIADVLDMPVERALEFLSAYPRIIQILQTLMDVGLGYIRLGQAATTLSGGEAQRVKLSRELARRSTGKTLYILDEPTTGLHFADVHKLLDVLHRLVNEGNTVVVIEHNLDVIKTADWVIDLGPEGGDRGGDIIAAGMPEMVAAVEASHTGKFIRAALKGARTGTLGLPTDLRRQVSLGMGE
- a CDS encoding DUF1295 domain-containing protein; protein product: MNPYLGMALHVLGFSVWSSLWPRPFIKSRLEPLMGWVGYRFFYNFGVIFLFGASILYLVQKGPETAQLWNFRGEPWFKPLIYILMGLVMFFLAGVAPMGRSFWGLGRPPEKFTLIQSGMYRITRHPLYVAVFLCLVAKTLVFGNAAALIWSVGLLAYNIIGVWVFETPSVRAQWGEEFDTYQKRVHWFPFVSILMGKEKFVWDEMPRRAFAVLAICYLGIVLLHDTLVWLTHILPRLGYVTGWFADKLF
- a CDS encoding MotA/TolQ/ExbB proton channel family protein; its protein translation is MDLVSGSTGVGIFVLLMLLGISVVSWGIIFLKWRQIQSARRDTASFIDLFWKVRDLDRLGQAIQAGETGGPAARVFKAGYGELLSMGVGDETSPAAKSPQWSPNLERALQRALNAEQTRLESLLIFLATAGSASPFIGLFGTVWGIMASFHAIGQLKSADLAVVAPGIAEALIATAVGLFAAIPAVIAYNFLGTKVRVLMRDLNGFGADLLNAIQRHFIRKGN
- a CDS encoding biopolymer transporter ExbD, coding for MAFGSTGGSDQGPMSDINVTPLVDVMLVLLVIFMVTVPALVGGVRVDLPKTREATPAAAKDAIIVSVTRGGEVFLGRESIRPDGLAAHIRTRMGKSPGLDPTVYLRADQRTPYGEVVKLMAMLRANGISRLSLITEPEQLEGPPR
- a CDS encoding cell envelope integrity protein TolA, which produces MASAAASTLDDERGLARFLTVSAAVHAGAILLALFNPWSEYGTGALAIPAGDTVEVTLTGVPPLPAPVPRASGPASALPGPPPPAPPPPKTEAAIAPRSEPPSVDQAAIPLETKSRSLEDRKRLEKAEQSQKSKAAAVPAPKTPELKTAPTGPAETPEKSARSELEEKLRRQLEEARQAIAKAKEYGTGGSTNTVGTTPAEQSPQSPGPAGTGASAGVQSGRSGSSLLASADRVQQGMFDSYRAQIIAAVRDNWDVPASVKGLTLEAVFRIELSPDGDVAASRLVKSSGNRVFDDAVSRAVARVTNVGIPPAGFPRSVNIVFDNRSLDQ
- the tolB gene encoding Tol-Pal system beta propeller repeat protein TolB yields the protein MQNTAAGLLFLLLLLYPLASFAQDEETIRVFRPGFRRIGIAVVDFTTEDVPAEMGRQITQVIRDDLEWSEFFRVLPADKHPKGMGGPLPDEQNFAAWKPTGVTAYIRGIVRADEGERVTVEARLYDVRLEQFRTGKRYNAHARNLRQLAHRFSNAVTEDLAGVEGIYTTKLAFISDETGLRELFLMDIDGHNREQITRNRSIAASPRWTPDGKAIMLVSYRRGRPDLYRLDLFARVLDLFWDRGELNQGGIWSPDGKRALVSQSSGSNSQIYLIEDDGNRVRQLTTGAGLNLSPTWSPDGERIAFVSDRAGSPQIYLMDSNGNGVRRLTTYGNYNTSPAWSPRGDRIAFVRRESRGFNVYVVGTDGRDEVLISKEGGANEDPTWSPRGDFLVYASKRAKNYDLILSDAFGEKRRMLTRTPANEIQPAWSPRDVP